A segment of the Aureliella helgolandensis genome:
CCATCGGTGGAGTTGCTGCGTGGTCAGTTGGACCAGCAGGTCGATTCGGTCAATTCTCAGGACTGGATTCGCCAATTGGCAGCAGCCCGGGCATTGCATGGTCTGCCGGAGAGCCAGAGAGCCTCCGTCTTGTTGCACCAATCGACGCACGGGATGCCGCTGAGCAATTCGCCGGAGAGTACCAGTCTAACGCCTCAGGGGCTGGCAGCAGCCTGGGTTTACGCGCAGCCCACACGCCCCGGGGACTTCTCGACCAAAGACATCGTGGGCCAAGTCTTCGAGGCGGACCCCACGCTATTGGTCGTGGGTGGGTGGCTCCCGTTGTTTGGGCAGGAGGAGGCGACCAAGGGAGTTTACCAAGTTCTAACGTCGCTCCCCTCGGTTCCCCTAAAGCCGATGGACTCCCAGGCTCGCGACTCGAATATTCGGGTGCGGTATGGCGAGCAGGCGGGACGCTACTATGTGCAAGTGGTCAATAATGCTCCGTGGTCGGAACGCATTCAGCTGGCGGTGAAGGCGCCCAGCTTTGAGGGGCAGCCACGCGTGCTGCCCGGTTCTCAAGTGCTCTTCGAAGTCGAACAATCTGAGGCGAAATCGCTTTCAGCCAATCAAACTTGGGTCATGGTCATGCCGCCCTACAGCCTAGCTGGCATCGAAGTGCAATCCTCGGAACTCGAATTGCTGGCGGTTCGCAACACGCCCGCCAACGAGGCTATTCGATCTATTGCCAGTCAGCTTGAAACGCTGGAAATGTTGATTACCCAGGCGGCCGACCCAACCCTGCAGAATGTTCTCGCCAATGTGGATGGCGAGTTTGAAACGTGGGGCAATGATGGGCTGCCGCACGGCTGGAACGTGTCCACGCTCCCCCAGGTCGTGATTCAGAGATCTGACGAATTCCCACATGGTGGACGGTCGAGCCTGAGGATCGAGAGTCGAGGTCGGAGCGATGCCTCTGCGTGGATTCAAAGTCGCGGTTTTCAACCTCCTGCGACCGGTCGACTGGCCATCGACGTGTGGTTGCGGACTACCGCGGTGAGCGATCCGCTGCTGGTGCGTGTCAGCGTTTGGGGACGCAAGAGCAATGGCGCCCGTTACGAGCGTTCTCAGCAGTTCGGCGGTTTGAGTGAGAGCCGCAGCAATTTGCCAATCGACTGGGGACGCCGTCCCATGCAGTTGTTCGTGGGCGATGTGCCGGTCGATGAGCTGAACGAGTTGCATTTAGCGGTGGAGTTAATCGGGCCAGGTCAAATATGGGTCGACGATGTCAAGATTTTCGAATCGTGCCTACAGCCCGACGAGCGTATTCACATGCGCGGACAATTGCTCGTCGCCAAGGAACGCTTGGCAGAGGGCAATCCCTACGCGGCTGAGCAATTACTCGACAGCCACTGGGGACGCTATCTCTCTGAGTTCAAGCCGGTGAGTATGGACTCTCTCCAAGCGACTGCCGGGGTCTCGCCGCGATCCGGTGGTACGGCATCTGGAAAACCTGGGCAATGGAACAGCAGTCCGCCAGTGCTTCAGCAGTGGCGCGATGCGCTTCGCAATCGTTGGCGACGGTAAGCCTTCCTAGGATTGGTCCCACGAAATGTCCTGGTTCGTACTGAGCCTACTGTCCGCCTTGTTTCTGGGCTTCTACGACATCGCCAAGAAGGCAGCCGTTCGAGAGAATGCGGTTCCGCCGGTTCTGCTGTGCAACGTGTTGACGGCAGCCCTGCTGTGGGGGCCAATGGCGGCCGGGGCTTGGCTCTTTCCTACAGAAGTGGCCGATTGGCAGCGCGCGTTAGTGGAGCTGGACCTGCAGGGACACCTGCTGCTGGCGGCGAAATCGCTTCTCGTGGGCATGTCGTGGACGCTGGCGTTGTTTGCTATTAAACGACTGCCTATCTCGATAGCAACTCCGATTCGTGCCACTAGTCCGCTATGGACCGTAACGTTTGCGGTGGTGGCCATGCACGAACGCCCCACGGCGAACCAGTGGTGTGGAATGCTGCTGATCTTGATTGCGTTTATTGCATTTTCAAGAGTCGGCAAACGGGAAGGAATTCACTTTCGCAGCGATCGGGGAGTCCTCTTAATGGTGTTGGCCACCTTGCTTGGAGCCGCAAGTGCGCTGTATGACAAGTACTTATTGCAGCAAGTGGGCTTGCCCCCGGCGGTCGTCCAAGCTTGGTTTTCCTTCTACTTGGTCCCGGTCATGCTGCCATTGTCCGTCCATTGGTGGCTCCGCGAGCGGCGCCAGCATCCATTTCAGTGGCGGTGGTCCATTCCGATGATAGCCGTTTTTCTCCTGATCGCTGATTTCAGCTATTTTACTGCCGTGGCCGACACCGAGGCACTGATTTCGGTAATCTCCCCTCTCCGGAGAACCTCCATTCTGGTGCCGTTTCTGTTTGGGATCTTGCACCTTGGAGAGAAGAACTGGAAAGGCAAATTGGCGTGTATCTGTGGCATTTTGCTGGGAGTGGTATGGTTAAGTCAGTAATTACTAGAATTTAACCGTCCTGGAGTTTTTCCCAAAATGCACCGATGTAAACAGTGGATTTGTAGGCTAGAATTCGTAGGTTATTCGGCTCTGCGCGACCTTGATGCGTCGAGTATTAGCGAAAGTGCGCCCTGCAACGGTTAGAGGGCGTAGGCTTTTCATAAAATTATTCTAAATTTGATACTGGATATGGTGATGAAAAACGGGATCTTGATCGGACGCCGTGGTGGCGGTTTTAGTGGGATTATTGGATGGTTTATCCGCATTGTGATCTATGATATCTGCATCACTGGGATCTCTGATATCCTGGGAGTGTCTCGGATGGTAGCCCTCTTTATCTTCCTGGGTATCCTCGCAGTGATTTCCTTTGGTGGTTATATCTTGAAGCAGCGTGTTGCACCTGGGATCGAGGATTAAAGGGCACAGCACACCGGAATGCGAGCGCCGTGAGAGTCGGAATTCAACAGATCACTCCTGTCGAATCGGCTTACCTCCGATTCTGATTGAATGTTCCCTGAGGAACCTTGGATGTTTCCCGCTCGCCTTTCGAATGGATTTTGAGAATGGAATATCGGATTAATCACAACCCGATGTTTTCGATATTGGAGATTGATTTAGACCAAGCCGAAACGGTGGTCGCTCAGCCCGATAGTATGTTGTCGATGACCGGTAGCATTCAGTTGAAGGCAGCCATGGGGCGGCGTGGAGCCGGCAAGCTGAGTGGCTTTAAGAGCATGCTGGGTGGTGAGAATTTTTTTACGGCCGAGTTCTCTGCCAAGAAGCCTGGGCAGACCCTGACACTTGCCCCCGACACCTACGGTGATATTCTGCCCCTGCCGCTCGATCATCAGGAGTCGTTCTATCTAACGCGAGGATCGTATCTGGCCAACATTGGTGAATGCGATCTGCAGATTAAGTATGGCGGCATCAAAGGGGTCATGAGTAAAAAGGGGCTGTTTCTACTGCATGCCTCGGGCACCGGAACCGTCTTCTGCCAAAGCTATGGTGCGCTGATCCAACGCGATTTGGTCGCAGGGGAAAAGTTCTATGTCGACAATCGCTTTGTCGTCGCCTTTACCGATACCATTGAGTATCAATTGGTGAAAGCCACCGATACGCTCAAGGATTCGCTGTTCTCGGGTGAAGGCTTGGTGAATCGCTACACTGGGCCGGGCCGATTGTTCTACCAAACGCGCGCTAAGCCGAGTGGTGGCTGGCTGACTCAACTATTCCAGGCAGCGTTTTAGTCAGCTGCCAGTCGATGGGGCTTTCGTTCGAGGAAGATATGGCAGCAGGTGAATATGTTCCAGGGTTCGCCATTGAGCAGCCCACCCAGGCTCCACGTCGCTCCGATTTGCTTTCCAAGCTGGAGAGTGCCAATCGCTCAGCTTGGCTATGGGTGACCGCCCAGATGGTCGCAGTGGCCGGGGCCGCGTTCTTGATCGACTGGCAGCGAATCATCAATGAGCCGTTGTTGTCGGCCGTGGCTATCGGCTTGATGGTCGGACCGCCGACCATGGAGCTGATGAAGCTCTGGGCACAGAATAAGAAGGAAATCGATGACCTGAAGGAGGACACTCGATTTGGCGAGTTCGACAAGCATCTTTTGCGACGACTCCAACGCGATACGTTGCGACAACTCGGCTTGCCCGATGAACGCGTACCGGTCTATATCACGGCCGATAAATCGCTCAATGCCAGTGCCGTTCGCTTGGGGCTGGGCGCGTTTTTCAAATCGCTCAACGGAATCTATCTCAATCGACAAATTCTGCACCGCCTCGATCCCCAGGAGGTGCAGGATATCATGGGACATGAATTGGGGCACTACTACAAATACTATCTCGTCAACAGTCGCTTCCTAGCACTGACATTTTTGCTGGGCGGTATGGTCGGGTTGATCGTGGCCCAGTGGACGGGTATGTCCAGCTTTTTTAGTGTGATCATCTCTTTCGCTTGTGCATCGGGTTTCTGGAAGATCACCGGCTTGCTATGGTCCAAGCATGGCGAAACGATCGAGTACCTGTGTGACGATCTCGGCGCGCATGTGCATGGAGTGCATGTGTCGATCAACGGTTTGCTGAAGATCGGCATCGATGCCGAGACGCAGATGGAAATTCACCATCAGGCATTGCAGGCGACGCAGCATGGAAGTATGAGTGCCCGGTCAGTGGTGGAAGCCGTTCAAGCCGCGATTCCATACGGAAATCCATCTCGCGAAGAGCTGGAGAAAGCGGTGGAACGCTCGCTGAAACTACACGCTCGCAAGGAGAGTGGAATTTCGCTAGGCGGCTTCTACCGCTACTTGCGAGACAGTGAATCGGAGCAAAATGTCGAAGATCAACTCGCCGAGCAGCGGCAGATGTTTGAAGCTTTGCAGACCTTGCCACGACTCCCCTGGGAATCTCTGCTGCGTGATCCCCAGCAGATTCATTTTTCGGAAAATGAATTGCACCGATTGATTGACTTGCTCGAATCGCGACCAACGGAATTGTTGTTTCGCTTGCCAGAGGAGGCGGCCAGGACCGGTGATGTCCATCCACCCCTACGGAACCGAATCTTGTATCTCTGGTACAATCGTGGTGAGATAGAACAGAGTATACGACGCTCATTAGCCTAGCTTCTGCACTAGGGGCCCGGCTGGGTGTGAGGGGAGACCTTCTCAGCAAGGGGGAGCGATGGGAGAATCTTTTGAGTATCAAATTGGCGCAGGAAAATTTCGAAGCCAGCAGGAGCAGATCCTCGCACATTTGGTTGACAAGCAACTATTTGCGATTAATTCGATTAAGGGACCGTACGACGCCTGCTTGGTCGACTTTGTCCGCCAACTTGTACTAGATCACTTAAAAATTGGCTCGCATCAATGGAGTGACGTATTTCTGCTTGGGACAAAGCCAAGCTTTCCCAGAACGTTGTATACGCAACTTGGTGGTGAACCAATTTCTGGCGGAGGTGCCATTGGACGGAACGGTGAACCCCTGCCTCTTATCGCGCAGTTAGATTTTCGTTTTTCCAGAGATATTTGCAAGTTTGTTGAAACAGATATTCTTCAAGTTTTTGGCGAACCAGAATCGGGTGAAGAGTTAGTTTGTCGGTGGGTAAAACTTGACGAAAAACACCCGGTGAATACCAGTACTGAATTCCACGCAACATCGTTGAAGCCCTGCCTGTACGCATGGTACCGCTGGCGAACGCCAACTTTTCCTTCGTGGTCCGCAAAAGATGGTTCCGAAATAAGTAGCGTTAATCTTCCAAGCGGTAAATTTGTAGTTGACCTGGACTTCTTCTTGCAACCGTTGGCTCTACAAATCGGAATGTTTCCCATAGATCCACCAGGAGGTTTGGGTGAGCTTCTTACGGAAGACGAATGTATTATTGCTACGATCCCAACTATTTACGCCCAGAGTGAGCAAGTTTGGGAATTTGCAGACCAGAGCAGCCCAATTGCAGAAGATGAGGCAGAGCGTTTGTCTTTCGTTTTAGGTGGAAGGGAACTCGGCTACGCACCCTTGGGAGTGATTTATGTCATTGGATCAGAAAGCTGCGGAATTCGCGCGGAGTTTATTGAATTTTAGGTTTTTTGTTGAGTTAGTTGGATAGCCGATCAACCTTAGAAGCGAATCTGCTAGCCAGTGTTTTTTGTCACGGTCACAACATCTTGACAAAGATTTCGCCCCCTCTGCTCCGGTGGAGGATGCTGCTGCGGGGTTTCTTCTCGAATCGCCTTTTACTTGCGGTTTTTCCTAAGCCGGCTAGTCGAGGTGTTGAGACTGCGACTGATGACGAACAGGCCTCTGCATAGCGAGTGGGGCTGGGATGTGCGGTTTGGCACGAGGTAAAACGTGGGGTGGGACAAGCCAGGGATATCGTTTTCTGCTTCAATGCAGTAAGGGCGCTTGCTCCGCCGGGGCAAGCCCGTAACGGAGGCCGGTTGGCCGCGTGTGGGGCGCTCACTGGTAGCCACCAGTTGTGCGCTCCGGTCCGGGGCAAGCCCGGCGGAAGCTGAAGAGGGACGTCGCTACTTGCGTGTGGGCAAGGTTGACTCTATCGCTTCCGTCCGGCTTGCCCGGGCGGGGTAACAACTGGCGGCTACCACTCTCCACGGTCCTTACCATCGGATCTCCGTTTCGGGCTCGTCCCGGCGGAATCAACGACTGTTAACTTTGCTGAAAAACGACCAATGCCATCTTGGGGCAGCGATCCTAGAGGGTTCGATGTATCTGCACCGGTGGAATGTGGTGATGCGGGTTTTCTTCGCTGGTACCTTTTCTTCACTCGCTATTGCAGGATTACAGTACGTGTAGGCTTATGTAAGATAAGCAATTGAAAAAGGTAAAGTGGAAATTGTAAAAGTGAGGGTAAGTTGAAGCGAACTCAACCAATTTTACTTTTCAACTTGCAATTTCACAATCGGCTTTCTCCGTCGGAGTGTGAAGGTGTTTGGCGGGGGATTTCGGTCTTAGAACTCAGCTGGGTGCGTCCTCCGCTGTAGTGCATGGTAACATGGACGAAACCGAAAACGCTTCAGCATCGCAACAATGAGTCCTGGTGCCTTTTCTTCAATGCAGTAAGGACGCTTGCTCCGCCGGGGCGAGCCCGTAACGGAGGCCGGTTGGCCGCGTGTGGGGCGCTCACTGGTAGCCACCAGTTGTGCGCTCCGGTCCGGGGCAAGCCCGGCGGAAGCTGAAGAGGGACGTCGCTACTTGTGTGTGGGCAAGGTTGACTCTATCGCTTCCGTCCGGCTTGTCCGGGCGGGGTAACAACTGACGGCTACCACTCTCCACGGTCCTTACCATCGGCTCTCCGTTTCGAGCTCGTCCTGGCGGAATCAACGACTGTTAACTTTGCTGAAGAACGACCAACGCCATCTTGGGGCAGCGATCCTAGAGAGTTCGATGTATCTGCACCGGTGGAATGTGGTGATGCGGGTTTTCTTCGCTGGTACCTTTTCTTCACTCGCTATTGCAGGATTACAGTACGTGTAGGCTTATGTAAGATAAGCAATTGAAAAAGGTAAAGTGGAAATTGTAAAAGTGAGGGTAAGTTGAAGCGAACTCAACCAATTTTACTTTTCAACTTGCAATTTCACAATCGGCTTTCTCCGTCGGAGTGTGAAGGTGTTTGGCGGGGGATTTCGGTCTTAGAACTCAGCTGGGTGCGTCCTCCGCTGTAGTGCATGGTAACATGGACGAAACCGAAAACGCTTCAGCATCGCAACAATGAGTCCTGGTGCCTTTTCTTCAATGCAGTAAGGACGCTTGCTCCGCCGGGGCGAGCCCGTAACGGAGGCCGGTTGGCCGCGTGTGGGGCGCTCACTGGTAGCCACCAGTTGTGCGCTCCGGTCCGGGGCAAGCCCGGCGGAAGCTGAAGAGGGACGTCGCTACTTGTGTGTGGGCAAGGTTGACTCTATCGCTTCCGTCCGGCTTGTCCGGGCAGGGTAACAACTGACGGCTACCACTCTCCACGGTCCTTACCATCGGCTCTCCGTTTCGGGCTCGTCCTGGCGGAATCAACGACTGTTAACTTTGCTGAAGAACGACCAACGCCATCTTGGGGCAGCGATCCTAGAGAGTTCGATGTATCTCCACCGGTGGAATGTGGTGATTCGTTTTCTCCGAGGGAGGGAAGTTGTCACGATTCTGTACGGGTGATTTCGGTGTTGGTACGTGTGCTGGACACATGCACCGCTGTCGTGCATGTTGACATGGCCGCCAGCAAAACCGCCTCAGCATCGCAACAATGAGTCCTGACAGCTTTCTCCAAAGGGGGCTGTCGCTGCGGTTTACTGCGAGCCGTCCATGAGCTTTCTAAGCTGCGCGCGGACCGTCTTGAAACGCTCGACTCCGATCGCTCCTAGAGCCACTCCGACCACCAACAGGCACACGCTTAGAATCTGCATGTGGAGCTGATTTGGGAAGAGTTGGAGGAGCGTGCAGCCACCTGCGATGAGCCCGAGGGCGGTGCGTAGGTAGGCCAGCATAGTTCTCTCTCCTGCCAATCGCGTTCGTTCGCAGGCGAGGTGATCGCTGAGGCTTAGTTCGCTTGTTTGGCGTTGTTCGTTGGCAGGCATGAGGGGCTTCGTAGGGCTGATAGTAATTGCCTTGGGAATTGGGACATCCGCCGAAATGTGCGAGTGTTCTTATAGAGCAGGCCCTGCCAGTAGATAGGGTTTCTCCACCGATAGACGAGTTTTGCTGGAGGCGTTTCCCAGTTCTTGTTCGCGATTCGCTGGTTCATCACTTGCGGATGTGTTCCCTGAAACGCTTCGCAGGTTCGCAGATTCCAAGCATACTCCCGCGCTTCGCTGGCTTCGCCGGGAGTCACCATGCGACCATCGTATAGGCTTTGGAAATAGTTGTTCTTCGCAGCCATGTTTTGTGGCGGTTTGACGTAGCCATAGTGAT
Coding sequences within it:
- a CDS encoding M48 family metalloprotease, which codes for MAAGEYVPGFAIEQPTQAPRRSDLLSKLESANRSAWLWVTAQMVAVAGAAFLIDWQRIINEPLLSAVAIGLMVGPPTMELMKLWAQNKKEIDDLKEDTRFGEFDKHLLRRLQRDTLRQLGLPDERVPVYITADKSLNASAVRLGLGAFFKSLNGIYLNRQILHRLDPQEVQDIMGHELGHYYKYYLVNSRFLALTFLLGGMVGLIVAQWTGMSSFFSVIISFACASGFWKITGLLWSKHGETIEYLCDDLGAHVHGVHVSINGLLKIGIDAETQMEIHHQALQATQHGSMSARSVVEAVQAAIPYGNPSREELEKAVERSLKLHARKESGISLGGFYRYLRDSESEQNVEDQLAEQRQMFEALQTLPRLPWESLLRDPQQIHFSENELHRLIDLLESRPTELLFRLPEEAARTGDVHPPLRNRILYLWYNRGEIEQSIRRSLA
- a CDS encoding EamA family transporter yields the protein MSWFVLSLLSALFLGFYDIAKKAAVRENAVPPVLLCNVLTAALLWGPMAAGAWLFPTEVADWQRALVELDLQGHLLLAAKSLLVGMSWTLALFAIKRLPISIATPIRATSPLWTVTFAVVAMHERPTANQWCGMLLILIAFIAFSRVGKREGIHFRSDRGVLLMVLATLLGAASALYDKYLLQQVGLPPAVVQAWFSFYLVPVMLPLSVHWWLRERRQHPFQWRWSIPMIAVFLLIADFSYFTAVADTEALISVISPLRRTSILVPFLFGILHLGEKNWKGKLACICGILLGVVWLSQ
- a CDS encoding TIGR00266 family protein is translated as MEYRINHNPMFSILEIDLDQAETVVAQPDSMLSMTGSIQLKAAMGRRGAGKLSGFKSMLGGENFFTAEFSAKKPGQTLTLAPDTYGDILPLPLDHQESFYLTRGSYLANIGECDLQIKYGGIKGVMSKKGLFLLHASGTGTVFCQSYGALIQRDLVAGEKFYVDNRFVVAFTDTIEYQLVKATDTLKDSLFSGEGLVNRYTGPGRLFYQTRAKPSGGWLTQLFQAAF
- a CDS encoding YidH family protein, translated to MPANEQRQTSELSLSDHLACERTRLAGERTMLAYLRTALGLIAGGCTLLQLFPNQLHMQILSVCLLVVGVALGAIGVERFKTVRAQLRKLMDGSQ